The DNA sequence GTCCAGCAGGGGGGCGACCCCCGCCCGGCGCGCCTCGTCCGACAGGTCGATCCCTTCCTCGGCGTGAAACGCCGCGACCAGCGCCAGCAGCTTGTCCAGATGCTCGGGCTTGCCAAGTGTGAGAGACGCGCTCATAGCCGCGCCAGCCTTTCGGTCAGCAGGGCAAAGAACCCGTCCGCGTCGATCCCGCCCATGAACATCGCATTGGGCGCGCGGTCCGTGACGCGCCACCAGTCGGCCACGGTCATCCCCATGGTCAGCTCCGATGTCACCTCGATCTCGACGTTGATGTGCCGTCCGGTGAACAGATCAGGCTCGATCAGATAGGCGGTGACGCAGGGGTCATGCAGCGGCGCACCGTCAGAGCCGTATTTCTCCTTGTCGAAACGCTCGAAAAAGTCGGTCATCTGCGCCACGGCGATGCCCGCACGGGTGTTCAGCGCGCGGAAGGCATCGTTGCGCGGTTTCGTCACCAGCGCCTTGTGTGTCACATCCAGTGGCATGACCACCAGCGGCACGCCTGATCTGAAAACAATATCAGCGGCTTGCGGGTCGACATAAATGTTGAATTCCGCCGTGGGCGTGATGTTGCCCCCCTCGAAATAGCCGCCGCCCATCAGGACGATCTCCTGTACCTTCGCGACGATGTCGGGGGCTTTTTCAAAGGCCGTCGCGATGTTGGTCAGCGGTCCAAGGGGGCACAGGGTAACGCTGCCCGCAGGCTCGGCGCGCAGGGTGTCGATGATGAAGTCCACCGCATGACCGTCCTGCAGCGGCATGGCGGGATCGGGCAGGTCGGGACCGTCGAGACCGGTCTTGCCATGCACGTGCTCTGCCGTGACCAGGTCGCGGCCCAGCGGCCGGTCGCAGCCGGCAAAGACCTTGATATCGGTCCGACCCGCCAGTTCGCAGACGATGCGCGCATTCCTTGACGTCAGATCAAGCGGCACGTTGCCTGCGACGCAGGTGATGCCCAGCACTTCGATTTCCTCGGGGCTGGCCAGCGCCAGCAGGATGGCGACGGCATCGTCCTGGCCGGGGTCGGTGTCGATGATGATCTTGCGTGCGGGCATGGGAAAATCCTTTGTGCTGAAATAGGCGCTTTGACGGCGGAACGAAAGGGGGCGGGATCAGGTGGCGGTCTTGCGCTCGTCGGCCTTCACGGCGTCCCACAGCGCGTCCATCTCTTCCAGCGTGCTGTCCTCGGGGCGCTTGCCCACGGCGGCCAGCCGCGCCTCCACACCGGCGAAACGGCGGGTGAACTTGGCATTTGCGGCGCGCAGCGCGGCCTCGGGGTCGATGTTCAGGTGCCGCCCCAGGTTCGCCATGACGAACATCAGATCGCCGAATTCTTCCTCCATCTCCTCCTGCCCGAGGGTGTCGCGCGCCTCGACCAGTTCGGTGGCCTCCTCTGCGATCTTGGCAATCACCGCGCCGGTCTCGGGCCAGTCGAATCCGACCCGCGCCGCGCGTTTCTGCAGCTTGTAGGCGCGCAGCAGGGCGGGCAGGCCGACCGCCACCCCATCGAGCGCGCCTTTCTGGGCCCTCCCGGCACGCTCCCGCGCCTTGATCGCCTCCCAGTCGGCGGTCTGCTGTTCGGCGGACTTTTCGCGCGATTCGTCGCCAAAGACATGCGGATGCCGTGCCACCATCTTGTCGCTGATGTTGCGCACCACGGACTGAAAGGTGAAATGCCCCGCCTCGCTGCCCATTTCCGTGTGATAGACGGTCTGCAGCAGCAGATCGCCCAATTCGCCTTCCAGGTCCGGCCAGTCGCGGCGTTGGATCGCGTCTGCAACCTCATAGGCTTCCTCGATCGTATAGGGCGCGATGCTGTCGAAATCCTGTTCGATGTCCCAGGGGCAGCCGGTCTCGGGGTCGCGCAGGCGGCGCATGATTTCCAGCAGCCTTTCGATGCCCGCGTCGGGGTCATGGATGATGTCTTGTGCCATTGCAGCCGGGTCCTGTCTGGTGTCAGATGCGAAGGTGAGTTTTTAAGGCCGAGGAGTCCAGCCCATGGTTGTCGTCAACCGCATCGCAGATTTCAGCGCGGACATGACCGCCTGGCGACGGCATCTGCACACCATCCCGGAACTGGGGTTGGAGTGTCATCAGACGGCGGCCTTTGTCGCCGCCCGCCTGCGCGACTTCGGCGTGGACGACCTGCATGAAGGGGTGGCGAAAACCGGGATCGTTGCGATCATCAACGGGCAGGGCGACGGCCCCACCATCGGGCTGCGTGCCGATATGGACGCGCTGCCGATTGTCGAGGATACCGGGCTGGCGTACGCCAGCACCCATGCGGGAAAGATGCACGCCTGCGGCCATGACGGCCATACCGCGATGCTGCTGGGGGCGGCGAAATACCTGGCCGAGACGCGCAATTTCGCGGGCCGGGTGGCGCTGCTGTTCCAGCCCGCCGAAGAGGCCGGCGGCGGCGGCGAGGTCATGGTGCGCGAGGGCGTCATGGACCGGTTCGGCATCACACAGGTCTATGCGCTGCACAATGCGCCGGGGCTGGACCTTGGGCGCTTTCACACCACCGCCGGGCCGATCATGGCGGCGGCGGACACCTTTACCATCCGGCTGACCGGGCAGGGCGGCCATGGTGCGCGGCCCCATGAATGCGTCGACCCGGTGGTGGCCGCCTGCGCGCTGGTACAGTCGCTGCAGACCATCGTCAGCCGCAACGCCGATCCGCAGTCGCAGCTGGTGATCTCGACCACGCAGATTCACACCGGCACCACCGACAACGTGATCCCCGAAGAGGTCTATATCAACGGCACCGTGCGGACCTTTGACAAGGACGTGCAGGCCATGGTCCTGCGCCGGATGCAGGCCCTGGTGGACGGCCATGCCGCCAGTTTTGACCTGCGGGCCGAACTGGATTTCGAATTCGGCTACCCGCCCACGGTCAATGACCCCCAAAGTACCGATTTCGCCGCCGAGGTGGCCGAAGAAGTGGCAGGCAGTGCCGGGGTCGAGCGGCATTTCGCGCCGGTCATGGGGGCGGAGGATTTCTCCTACATGCTGGAGGCACGGCCGGGGGCTTACCTGCTGCTGGGGCAGGGCGAGGGCGCGGGCGTGCACCATCCGAAATACGATTTCAACGACGAGATCGCGCCCATCGGCGCATCCTTCTTTGCCCGGCTGGTCGAACGGGCGCAACCGGTGGCAGGGGGCTGATCAATGGCACTAGAAGACGCGAAAACACAGGTCGATCAGGCCTTTACCCGTGAGGATCTGAAGGGGCCGAGCTTTGAGAATGCCTTTGGCGGGGCCACGTCGTTCCTGCGGCGGCGCTACACCAAGGATCTGACCGGCGTGGATATTGCCGTGACCGGCGTGCCTTTCGATCAGGCGGTGACGAACCGGACCGGCACCCGGTTGGGACCGCGTGCCATCCGCGAGGCCAGCGCGCTGCAACCCTATGATCCGCCCTACGGCTGGGACTTCGACGTGCTGAGCGAATGTGCCATCGCGGATTATGGCGACCTGGCATTCGACTACGGCCATGTCTCGCAGTTCCCGGCGGCACTCACCGCCCATATCAGGGGCATTCTGGATGCCGGTGCCGCCAGCGTGGTGCTGGGCGGCGATCACTACATCAGCTTTCCCATCCTCAAAGCCTATGCAGAGAAATACGGCCCGATCAGCCTGTTGCAGTTCGATGCCCATTCCGACACATGGCCGGATGACGACATGGACCGGATCGACCACGGCACGATGTTCTACAAGGCGGTGAAATCGGGCATCGTGGACCCGGCGACAAGCGTGCAGGTGGGCATTCGCACCACCAACCCCGACACTCTGGGCGTGACCACCATCGACGCCCGCGAGGTGCATGAAAACGGGCCCGCCGCCGCGGTGGCAAAGATCAAAAAGGTGCTGGGAAACCGTCCCTGTTACCTGACCTTTGACATCGACGCGCTGGATCCGGCCTTTGCCCCCGGTACCGGCACACCGGTCTGGGGCGGGCTGACCTCCGCGCAATGCGCCATCATGCTGCGCGACCTGGCGGGGATCAACATCGTCGGCGGCGACATCGTGGAGGTTTCGCCGCCCTTCGACACCACCGGGGCCACGGCGATTGCCGGGGCGCATGTGGCGACAGAGATCCTGTGTCTGCTGGGCCACCGGATGAGGACGGCATGAGCGGGAAGAATCAACCGATAAGCGGCAACGACCTGGCGCGGTTCTCGGGTCCGAACACATTTATGCGGCTGCCCGCGGTCAATGATCTTGCGGGGCTGGATGTGGCGGTGCTGGGCGTGCCGATGGACATCGGCACCTCCTGGCGGTCGGGCACGCGCTTTGGTCCCAAGCAGGTGCGCAGCGAAAGCGCGATGCTGCGGCCCTACAACCTGGCGACCGGCGCGGCGCCTTTCGACAGTCTGCAGGTGGCCGACATTGGCGATCTCGCCATCAACACCTTTTCCCTGAGTGACAGTTTGCGTATCATCGCAGAGAGTTACGATGCGATCCTAAACTACGATGCGATGCCGCTGGCCATCGGCGGGGACCATTCCATAACCCTGCCGATCCTGCGTGCGATGGCACGGCGGCACGGGCCCGTCGCGCTGATCCACGTGGATGCCCACGCGGATGTGAATGACGAGATGTTCGGCGAACGCGAGACCCACGGCACAGTGTTTCGCCGCGCACATGAAGAAGGTTTGCTAAACCCTTCGAAAGTCTACCAGATCGGGCTGCGCGGGACGGGATATGGCGCCGATGATTTTACCGAAGCCGCGGGCTGGGGATTCCAGCAGTTTCCCGCGCATGAGTTTTGGGGCCGCAGCCTGTCGACGCTGAGCGGCGAGATCCGCCGCGACATCGGCGACCTGCCGACCTATGTGACCTATGACATCGACAGCCTCGATCCCGCCTTTGCCCCCGGCACAGGCACGCCGGAGATCGGTGGGCTGACCACCATGCAGGCGCTTGAGCTGATCCGGGGGCTGCGGGGGCTGAACATCGTGGGCGCGGATCTGGTGGAAGTGTCCCCGCCCTACGATACCACGGGCAACACGGCACTGACCGGGGCGAATATCCTTTATGAGCTGTT is a window from the Sulfitobacter sp. THAF37 genome containing:
- the mazG gene encoding nucleoside triphosphate pyrophosphohydrolase yields the protein MAQDIIHDPDAGIERLLEIMRRLRDPETGCPWDIEQDFDSIAPYTIEEAYEVADAIQRRDWPDLEGELGDLLLQTVYHTEMGSEAGHFTFQSVVRNISDKMVARHPHVFGDESREKSAEQQTADWEAIKARERAGRAQKGALDGVAVGLPALLRAYKLQKRAARVGFDWPETGAVIAKIAEEATELVEARDTLGQEEMEEEFGDLMFVMANLGRHLNIDPEAALRAANAKFTRRFAGVEARLAAVGKRPEDSTLEEMDALWDAVKADERKTAT
- a CDS encoding nucleoside hydrolase, which produces MPARKIIIDTDPGQDDAVAILLALASPEEIEVLGITCVAGNVPLDLTSRNARIVCELAGRTDIKVFAGCDRPLGRDLVTAEHVHGKTGLDGPDLPDPAMPLQDGHAVDFIIDTLRAEPAGSVTLCPLGPLTNIATAFEKAPDIVAKVQEIVLMGGGYFEGGNITPTAEFNIYVDPQAADIVFRSGVPLVVMPLDVTHKALVTKPRNDAFRALNTRAGIAVAQMTDFFERFDKEKYGSDGAPLHDPCVTAYLIEPDLFTGRHINVEIEVTSELTMGMTVADWWRVTDRAPNAMFMGGIDADGFFALLTERLARL
- the speB gene encoding agmatinase, producing the protein MALEDAKTQVDQAFTREDLKGPSFENAFGGATSFLRRRYTKDLTGVDIAVTGVPFDQAVTNRTGTRLGPRAIREASALQPYDPPYGWDFDVLSECAIADYGDLAFDYGHVSQFPAALTAHIRGILDAGAASVVLGGDHYISFPILKAYAEKYGPISLLQFDAHSDTWPDDDMDRIDHGTMFYKAVKSGIVDPATSVQVGIRTTNPDTLGVTTIDAREVHENGPAAAVAKIKKVLGNRPCYLTFDIDALDPAFAPGTGTPVWGGLTSAQCAIMLRDLAGINIVGGDIVEVSPPFDTTGATAIAGAHVATEILCLLGHRMRTA
- the speB gene encoding agmatinase; translated protein: MSGKNQPISGNDLARFSGPNTFMRLPAVNDLAGLDVAVLGVPMDIGTSWRSGTRFGPKQVRSESAMLRPYNLATGAAPFDSLQVADIGDLAINTFSLSDSLRIIAESYDAILNYDAMPLAIGGDHSITLPILRAMARRHGPVALIHVDAHADVNDEMFGERETHGTVFRRAHEEGLLNPSKVYQIGLRGTGYGADDFTEAAGWGFQQFPAHEFWGRSLSTLSGEIRRDIGDLPTYVTYDIDSLDPAFAPGTGTPEIGGLTTMQALELIRGLRGLNIVGADLVEVSPPYDTTGNTALTGANILYELLCVLPGVAHR
- a CDS encoding M20 aminoacylase family protein — encoded protein: MVVVNRIADFSADMTAWRRHLHTIPELGLECHQTAAFVAARLRDFGVDDLHEGVAKTGIVAIINGQGDGPTIGLRADMDALPIVEDTGLAYASTHAGKMHACGHDGHTAMLLGAAKYLAETRNFAGRVALLFQPAEEAGGGGEVMVREGVMDRFGITQVYALHNAPGLDLGRFHTTAGPIMAAADTFTIRLTGQGGHGARPHECVDPVVAACALVQSLQTIVSRNADPQSQLVISTTQIHTGTTDNVIPEEVYINGTVRTFDKDVQAMVLRRMQALVDGHAASFDLRAELDFEFGYPPTVNDPQSTDFAAEVAEEVAGSAGVERHFAPVMGAEDFSYMLEARPGAYLLLGQGEGAGVHHPKYDFNDEIAPIGASFFARLVERAQPVAGG